From Etheostoma cragini isolate CJK2018 chromosome 17, CSU_Ecrag_1.0, whole genome shotgun sequence, one genomic window encodes:
- the LOC117960732 gene encoding monocarboxylate transporter 12-B-like — MAGTKVEKLEGGRRPPGDTAPPEGGWGWMIVAGCFLATICIRAVTRCVSMFFVEFQLHFEKDYLTTAWINSLIDATTMLCAPLGGFLGNRLSCRATVILGGLLSSSGLVLSSFASSLEYLYISLGILPGLGFALSYTPAIAMVGRYFSERKALAYGIAMSGSGIGTFILAPAVQLLIEHYSWRGALLILGGFVSNLCVCGALMREPTRSEGIWENKMTNLEKDCIITALDSKDTEQVPADCSQVEAKKLEIHNLLDTQRLLIANGALKNFDLKNNKLVQGNIALLSSSSPCDRKIADCILFHNKLTETIPGELKRSDPKLANASTIEGLKVVESMKLNKAADMDAKIAELLVSSNSSSRDHCFSLETREEFGFLVKTDFLILSVSLLFLAYGCSAPVVYLVPYSLSMGLVPQQAAFLMSIFGVSGIVGNITFGWITDRNCLKRYRMLSYMIAIGMDGLCCMFIHLLRSFPLLVPFSVLYGYFDGAYVALIPVVTSDVAGSTYLTSALGVVFFLHGIPYLISPPIGGWLVDRTGNYKATFFLSGTCFMFSSVVLGAAMLVRRCQTSKSDSAAHLNPNPTAAAAQQGII, encoded by the exons ATGGCAGGTACCAAGGTGGAGAAGCTTGAAGGAGGCAGAAGACCACCGGGAGATACGGCCCCGCCGGAAGGTGGCTGGGGCTGGATGATCGTCGCTGGCTGTTTCCTCGCCACCATCTGCATCCGGGCAGTGACcag ATGTGTTTCCATGTTCTTTGTGGAGTTCCAGCTGCACTTTGAGAAGGATTATTTGACCACCGCCTGGATCAACAGTCTGATCGACGCCACCACCATGCTCTGTG CTCCTCTGGGTGGTTTTCTTGGAAACCGACTCTCCTGCAGAGCTACAGTGATTCTGGGAGGTCTGCTGTCTTCTTCTGGTCTGGTCCTCAGCTCCTTTGCTTCCAGTCTGGAATATCTATACATCTCCCTGGGCATCCTCCCAG GTCTTGGCTTTGCTCTTAGCTACACACCAGCTATAGCGATGGTTGGGAGGTACTTCAGTGAGAGGAAAGCTCTGGCCTATGGCATCGCCATGTCTG GGAGTGGTATCGGGACCTTCATCCTGGCCCCTGCAGTCCAACTGCTTATAGAGCATTACTCCTGGAGAGGAGCTCTGCTCATCCTAGGAGGATTTGTTTCCaacctgtgtgtctgtggtgctCTGATGAGGGAACCAACAAGAAGTGAAGG GATATGGGAGAACAAAATGACAAACCTGGAGAAAGATTGCATTATAACAGCACTGGATTCCAAAGACACTGAACAAGTACCTGCTGACTGCAGCCAAGTGGAGGCAAAGAAGCTGGAAATCCACAACTTATTGGATACTCAAAGGCTACTTATAGCCAATGGAGCGCTCAAAAACTTCGACCTTAAAAATAACAAGCTAGTTCAGGGGAACATAGCGCTGCTATCAAGTTCAAGCCCGTGTGATCGGAAGATAGCtgattgcattttatttcacaacaagCTAACAGAGACAATACCTGGGGAGCTCAAACGCTCAGATCCCAAACTAGCAAATGCTAGCACAATTGAGGGCTTGAAAGTGGTGGAAAGCATGAAATTGAACAAGGCAGCTGACATGGATGCTAAGATAGCAGAGTTATTAGTGAGCTCAAACAGTTCATCAAGAGATCACTGTTTTAGTCTTGAGACCAGGGAAGAGTTTGGATTTCTTGTGAAAACCGACTTCCTGATTCTGTCTGTGTCCTTACTGTTTTTGGCTTATGGCTGCAGCGCTCCAGTAGTTTACCTGGTTCCTTATTCCCTCAGCATGGGGTTGGTGCCCCAGCAGGCTGCCTTCCTCATGTCCATATTTGGAGTCAGTGGCATTGTGGGTAACATCACCTTTGGTTGGATCACGGACAGGAA CTGTCTGAAGAGGTATCGCATGCTGAGCTACATGATAGCGATAGGTATGGAtggcctttgctgcatgttcaTCCACCTTCTTCGGTCCTTTCCCCTCCTGGTCCCATTTTCTGTCCTCTATGGGTACTTTGATGGGGCGTACGTGGCGCTTATCCCAGTGGTGACTTCTGATGTTGCAGGCTCCACCTACCTGACCTCCGCTTTGggtgttgtctttttcctgCATGGCATCCCCTACCTGATTAGCCCACCCATAGGAG GTTGGTTAGTAGACAGGACGGGAAATTACAAGGCAACCTTCTTTCTCAGCGGGACTTGCTTCATGTTCAGCTCTGTGGTTCTCGGAGCTGCCATGCTCGTCAGACGCTGCCAGACGTCCAAGTCTGACTCAGCTGCACATTTAAATCCCAATcccactgctgctgcagctcagcAGGGCATCATATGA